A single genomic interval of Sporosarcina sp. ANT_H38 harbors:
- a CDS encoding TerD family protein, with the protein MAISLSKGQKVDLTKSNPGLTNITVGVGWDTNKYDGGKDFDLDSSIFLLNAAGVCDNEKDFVFFNNLEGGNGSVVHAGDNLTGEGDGDDEQVKVSLSTVPTTVERIAFAITIHDADQRSQNFGQVSNSYVRIVNDANGEELIRYDLGEDFSIETAVVVGELYRHGSEWKFNAIGSGYQGGLGSLVKDYGLQA; encoded by the coding sequence ATGGCTATTTCATTGAGTAAAGGACAAAAAGTAGATTTGACTAAAAGTAACCCGGGATTAACGAACATTACGGTTGGTGTTGGATGGGATACAAATAAATACGACGGCGGAAAAGATTTCGATCTAGATTCGTCTATATTTTTATTAAATGCAGCGGGTGTATGTGACAACGAAAAAGATTTCGTTTTCTTCAATAACCTTGAAGGTGGAAATGGTTCTGTTGTTCATGCTGGTGATAACTTGACTGGTGAAGGTGATGGAGATGATGAGCAAGTCAAAGTTTCTCTTTCTACTGTACCTACCACTGTTGAAAGAATTGCATTCGCGATTACAATTCATGACGCAGATCAACGTAGCCAGAACTTTGGTCAAGTTTCGAATAGCTATGTAAGAATCGTTAACGATGCAAACGGCGAAGAGTTAATCCGCTATGATCTAGGCGAAGATTTCTCTATTGAAACGGCTGTTGTCGTAGGCGAATTGTATAGACATGGTAGCGAGTGGAAGTTCAATGCGATTGGTAGCGGTTATCAAGGTGGCCTTGGTTCACTTGTAAAAGATTATGGACTACAGGCTTAA
- a CDS encoding TerD family protein: MAIILQKGQKIDLTKSHPGLEKITVGLGWDPIQKKAGGLLGGLFGGGASGGSNMDIDASVIMLQDDKFLGKDDLVYFGNLKSKCGSVTHAGDNTTGAGDGDDEQVIVDLKKVPANVNKLVFVVNIYDCVKRKQDFGQVENAFIRVMNSANNEELMKFNLSENYAGSTSLTVGEIYRHGSEWKFGAVGSGSSDAGLGDMVKRYS, translated from the coding sequence TTGGCGATTATTTTACAAAAGGGTCAAAAAATCGATTTAACAAAGAGTCACCCAGGTCTTGAGAAGATTACTGTAGGGCTCGGTTGGGATCCAATTCAGAAAAAAGCTGGTGGATTGCTCGGCGGACTATTTGGTGGTGGAGCTAGCGGTGGTTCTAATATGGATATCGACGCTTCCGTTATCATGCTACAAGATGATAAGTTTTTGGGTAAAGACGACTTGGTTTACTTTGGTAACTTGAAAAGTAAATGTGGTAGCGTTACGCATGCGGGCGACAATACTACAGGAGCCGGCGACGGTGATGATGAGCAAGTGATCGTTGACTTGAAGAAGGTACCCGCTAACGTTAATAAACTTGTGTTTGTTGTTAATATTTACGATTGTGTAAAACGTAAGCAAGATTTCGGTCAAGTGGAAAATGCGTTTATTCGCGTCATGAATTCAGCGAACAATGAGGAATTAATGAAATTCAACCTGTCAGAGAATTATGCAGGTTCTACGAGCTTAACGGTAGGAGAAATTTATCGCCACGGCAGTGAATGGAAATTTGGTGCGGTCGGATCAGGCTCATCAGATGCAGGTCTTGGAGATATGGTTAAAAGGTATTCATAA
- a CDS encoding GNAT family N-acetyltransferase: MKIRKLLIDEAPPFDLLLLADPSREMVEQYMANGECRVAEEDGEIVGVYVLVNLGDKTMEIINIAVDERMHGHGIGKQLISDAIQTAKELGCKSLEVGTGNSSISQLAFYQKRGFRMDGIIKDFFVDHYEEGIFENGIQCRDMIRLSMAIS, translated from the coding sequence ATGAAAATCAGGAAATTGCTAATAGATGAGGCTCCACCTTTTGACCTTTTGCTACTTGCCGATCCATCGCGAGAAATGGTAGAGCAGTATATGGCTAATGGCGAATGCCGAGTTGCCGAAGAAGACGGTGAAATCGTCGGCGTTTATGTGCTTGTCAATTTAGGCGATAAAACGATGGAGATTATAAATATCGCTGTAGATGAACGGATGCATGGTCACGGAATTGGGAAGCAGCTAATCAGTGACGCGATCCAAACCGCGAAGGAGTTGGGTTGCAAGTCGCTTGAAGTTGGAACCGGAAATTCCAGCATTAGCCAATTGGCGTTTTATCAGAAACGCGGATTTCGTATGGATGGAATAATAAAAGATTTTTTCGTCGACCACTACGAGGAGGGGATTTTTGAAAATGGCATTCAGTGCAGGGATATGATTCGGTTATCAATGGCTATTTCATGA
- a CDS encoding NUDIX hydrolase has product MTSTYVDWGGHKLKLTWKRNLLPERELITSVHGFCVYQGELLMVNLNDRGWDFPGGHIEIGETAEGCLKRETMEEGYVEGDCMLLGSMEVNHGENPLWDTSSPYPIVGFQVFYRMNITKLHPFAAGYESSGRIFIQPDDVARYHKGWHTTYEEILNEARSRCLDENQEIANR; this is encoded by the coding sequence ATGACAAGTACATACGTGGATTGGGGCGGCCATAAGCTAAAGTTAACGTGGAAACGTAATCTACTGCCGGAAAGGGAATTGATTACGAGTGTCCACGGTTTTTGTGTTTATCAAGGAGAATTGTTGATGGTGAATTTAAATGACCGAGGATGGGACTTTCCGGGTGGGCATATCGAAATCGGTGAAACTGCGGAAGGATGCCTCAAACGCGAGACGATGGAAGAAGGGTATGTTGAAGGAGATTGCATGCTTCTTGGGTCTATGGAAGTGAATCATGGTGAAAATCCGTTGTGGGATACTTCAAGTCCATATCCGATAGTGGGTTTTCAAGTTTTTTACCGAATGAATATTACGAAACTGCATCCATTTGCAGCGGGGTACGAATCGTCTGGGCGAATCTTTATTCAACCTGATGATGTTGCGCGATATCATAAGGGATGGCACACAACGTACGAAGAGATACTCAATGAAGCGCGAAGCAGGTGTTTGGATGAAAATCAGGAAATTGCTAATAGATGA